Proteins co-encoded in one Bacillus paramycoides genomic window:
- the rplT gene encoding 50S ribosomal protein L20 codes for MPRVKGGTVTRQRRKKVIKLAKGYYGSKNTLFKVANQQVMKSLMYAFRDRRQKKRDFRKLWITRINAAARMNGLSYSRLMHGLKNAGIEVNRKMLADLAVHDEKAFAELATVAKNNIN; via the coding sequence ATGCCAAGAGTAAAAGGTGGTACAGTTACTCGTCAACGTCGTAAAAAAGTAATTAAATTAGCAAAAGGTTACTACGGTTCAAAAAATACATTATTCAAGGTTGCTAACCAACAGGTTATGAAATCTCTAATGTATGCATTCCGTGACCGCCGTCAAAAGAAACGTGACTTCCGTAAATTATGGATTACACGTATCAACGCAGCAGCTCGTATGAATGGTCTTTCTTACAGCCGCTTAATGCACGGTCTTAAAAATGCTGGCATCGAAGTTAACCGCAAGATGCTTGCTGACTTAGCTGTTCATGACGAAAAAGCTTTCGCTGAATTAGCAACAGTTGCAAAAAACAACATTAACTAA
- the rpmI gene encoding 50S ribosomal protein L35, whose amino-acid sequence MPKQKTHRGAAKRFKKTGSGKLKRSHAYTSHLFANKSTKAKRKLRKAGVVSAGDFKRIRQMLDNLK is encoded by the coding sequence ATGCCTAAACAAAAAACTCATCGCGGCGCTGCAAAGCGTTTCAAAAAGACTGGATCAGGTAAACTGAAACGTTCTCACGCTTACACAAGCCATTTATTCGCTAACAAATCTACAAAAGCTAAACGTAAACTACGTAAAGCTGGTGTAGTAAGCGCTGGTGACTTCAAACGCATTCGTCAAATGCTTGACAACTTAAAATAA
- a CDS encoding dUTP diphosphatase, producing the protein MDLLQLFKLQKELDDRIAKEHDLQPKKLLKEKMLALLVEIGELANETRCFKYWSNKPASEREVILEEYVDGLHFILSIGIDLGIDKNFLFYKCAQTNKTQVEIFLDTYAKVIRFTDQPSITNYIELFTSYLRLGQALEFEQEEIEKAYLDKNEVNHQRQTQGY; encoded by the coding sequence ATGGACTTACTACAACTATTTAAATTACAAAAAGAATTAGATGACCGTATTGCGAAGGAGCATGACTTACAACCGAAAAAGTTGCTAAAAGAAAAAATGTTAGCTCTGCTTGTAGAAATTGGAGAACTTGCAAATGAAACACGTTGTTTTAAATATTGGAGCAACAAACCAGCATCAGAACGTGAAGTCATACTAGAAGAATACGTAGATGGATTACATTTTATTTTATCAATCGGAATTGATTTAGGTATTGATAAAAACTTCCTATTCTATAAGTGTGCACAGACGAATAAAACACAAGTAGAAATTTTCTTAGACACATATGCGAAGGTAATTCGTTTTACAGATCAACCATCTATTACGAACTATATTGAATTATTTACAAGCTACCTTCGACTTGGACAAGCGCTTGAGTTTGAACAAGAAGAGATCGAAAAGGCATATTTAGATAAAAACGAAGTAAATCATCAGCGTCAAACACAAGGATACTAA
- a CDS encoding TetR/AcrR family transcriptional regulator: MSIKNTNDPRVKRTRQLIQDAFVALVGEKGFDEVTVQHIAERAPVNRATFYSHYHDKYDLLDKSIEEMLEKLAEVIKPKNRNKEEFQLTFDSPHPTFLALFEHIAENANFYNVMLGDKAAGNYSYKMMKTIQTHLTLSLSISQPDDKDLMVPRDILISYVTGAHIGMIMSWLKRGMIYTPHFMAMQLTRLIILGAHTAAGLERPF; this comes from the coding sequence AAATACAAATGATCCACGTGTAAAGCGGACGAGACAACTCATACAGGATGCTTTTGTCGCTTTAGTAGGCGAAAAAGGATTTGACGAGGTAACTGTTCAACATATTGCAGAACGTGCTCCAGTAAATCGTGCTACGTTTTATAGTCATTACCATGATAAATATGACTTATTAGACAAAAGCATCGAAGAAATGTTAGAGAAGTTAGCCGAAGTTATTAAACCAAAAAATAGGAATAAAGAAGAATTTCAACTTACTTTTGATTCACCACATCCGACATTTTTAGCTTTGTTCGAGCATATAGCAGAAAATGCGAACTTCTATAACGTTATGCTTGGCGATAAAGCTGCTGGAAACTACTCTTATAAAATGATGAAAACGATACAAACACATTTAACATTAAGCTTATCTATTTCACAGCCCGATGATAAAGATCTTATGGTTCCTCGTGATATTTTAATTAGTTATGTGACAGGAGCTCATATCGGGATGATTATGTCATGGTTAAAAAGAGGGATGATATATACACCGCATTTTATGGCTATGCAATTAACTCGTTTAATTATTTTAGGAGCTCATACTGCGGCAGGATTAGAGAGACCTTTTTAA
- the infC gene encoding translation initiation factor IF-3 yields MMINEQIRAREVRLVGANGDQLGIKSRNDALDLAANLNLDLVLVAPNAKPPVCRIMDYGKFRFEQQKKEKEQRKNQKVISMKEVRLSPTIDEHDFNTKLRNAIKFLEKGDKVKASIRFKGRAITHKEIGQRVLDRFSEACAEVSTIESKPKMEGRSMFLVLAPKNDK; encoded by the coding sequence ATGATGATTAACGAGCAAATTCGTGCACGTGAAGTACGTTTAGTTGGTGCAAATGGCGATCAACTTGGAATCAAGTCTCGTAATGACGCTTTAGACTTAGCTGCAAATCTTAATCTTGATTTAGTATTAGTTGCTCCAAATGCGAAACCGCCAGTATGCCGCATTATGGACTACGGTAAATTCCGCTTTGAGCAACAGAAGAAAGAAAAAGAACAGCGCAAAAATCAAAAAGTAATTAGCATGAAAGAAGTTCGTTTAAGTCCAACAATTGATGAACACGACTTTAACACAAAACTTCGTAATGCTATCAAGTTTTTAGAGAAAGGCGACAAGGTTAAAGCGTCAATTCGCTTTAAAGGACGTGCCATTACTCATAAAGAAATCGGTCAACGTGTCTTAGATCGCTTCTCAGAAGCTTGTGCTGAAGTTAGTACAATCGAATCTAAGCCTAAAATGGAAGGACGCAGTATGTTCTTAGTTTTAGCACCGAAAAACGATAAGTAA
- a CDS encoding M42 family metallopeptidase, whose protein sequence is MTKLDETLTMLKELTDARGIAGNEREPREVMKKYIEPFADELSTDNLGSLVAKKVGEENGPKIMVAGHLDEVGFMITQIDDKGFLRFQTVGGWWSQVMLAQRVTIVTRKGDVTGVIGSKPPHILPPEARKKPVEIKDMFIDIGASSQEEAMEWGVRPGDQVVPYFEFQVMKNEKMLLAKAWDNRIGCAIAIDVLKQLKDEKHPNVVYGVGTVQEEVGLRGAKTSANYIKPDIAFAVDVGIAGDTPGVTSKEAQSKMGDGPQIILYDASVIGHTGLRDFVVNVADELEIPYQYDSVAGGGTDAGAIHIAVNGIPSMAITIATRYIHSHAAMLHRDDYENAVKLIVEVIKRLDKEAVHNITFN, encoded by the coding sequence ATGACAAAATTAGACGAGACATTGACAATGCTAAAAGAATTAACAGATGCACGTGGTATTGCGGGTAACGAACGTGAACCACGCGAAGTAATGAAGAAATATATTGAGCCGTTTGCAGACGAGCTTTCTACTGATAATTTAGGAAGTTTAGTTGCGAAAAAAGTAGGGGAAGAAAACGGCCCGAAAATTATGGTTGCAGGTCATTTAGATGAAGTTGGCTTTATGATCACGCAAATTGATGACAAAGGTTTCCTTCGTTTCCAAACAGTTGGCGGCTGGTGGTCACAAGTTATGCTTGCACAGCGCGTGACAATTGTAACGCGTAAAGGAGATGTAACAGGTGTAATTGGTTCAAAACCACCGCACATCTTACCTCCAGAAGCGCGTAAAAAGCCAGTTGAAATTAAAGATATGTTCATTGATATTGGTGCTTCTAGCCAAGAAGAAGCAATGGAGTGGGGCGTACGACCAGGAGATCAAGTAGTACCTTACTTTGAATTCCAAGTGATGAAGAATGAAAAGATGTTACTTGCAAAAGCATGGGATAACCGAATTGGTTGTGCAATTGCAATTGACGTATTAAAACAATTAAAAGATGAAAAGCATCCAAACGTTGTATACGGCGTAGGGACTGTACAAGAAGAAGTTGGTCTTCGTGGTGCGAAAACATCTGCAAACTATATTAAACCAGATATCGCGTTCGCAGTAGATGTTGGTATCGCTGGTGACACACCTGGTGTAACGTCAAAAGAAGCGCAAAGTAAAATGGGTGATGGACCACAGATCATTTTATATGATGCCTCTGTTATTGGTCATACAGGTTTACGTGACTTTGTAGTTAATGTTGCTGACGAATTGGAAATTCCATACCAATATGATTCAGTAGCGGGCGGCGGAACGGATGCAGGTGCAATCCATATTGCTGTAAATGGTATTCCGTCTATGGCCATTACGATTGCAACGCGCTACATCCATTCTCATGCGGCAATGTTACATCGTGATGACTATGAAAATGCAGTGAAGTTAATTGTAGAAGTTATTAAACGTCTTGATAAAGAGGCTGTACATAACATTACATTTAATTAA